One genomic window of Ilyobacter polytropus DSM 2926 includes the following:
- a CDS encoding Abi-alpha family protein, with product MSNTEKFEDGAERAGKYLATATTFVNPVAGMLLYGGVELASYLNKFAQDRVNGRNEKMLKFLEELNSFIGKEIKDIDDPFLEGEYFNDVLEKVLVKASSCKTQYKKDVFKKIIKDEITAKTEIDFSSSYLNIISELHGEEIEILKYIRQNQTPINTNSMEDWVEKEKLRDYLDGIKGLNQAYSKENFEVYLYNLIYKGLLVSASMNGNDPLRTTILGERLMEYIEGERI from the coding sequence ATGAGCAATACAGAGAAGTTTGAGGATGGAGCAGAGCGTGCAGGAAAATATTTAGCAACAGCAACTACATTTGTAAATCCTGTTGCAGGGATGTTGTTATACGGAGGAGTTGAGTTAGCCTCATATTTAAATAAGTTTGCCCAAGATAGAGTAAATGGAAGAAATGAAAAGATGCTTAAATTTTTAGAAGAACTTAATAGTTTCATTGGAAAAGAAATTAAAGATATAGATGATCCATTTTTAGAGGGAGAGTATTTCAATGATGTTCTAGAGAAAGTGTTAGTAAAAGCTAGTAGTTGTAAAACTCAATATAAAAAAGATGTGTTTAAGAAGATAATAAAGGATGAGATTACTGCGAAAACTGAGATAGACTTTTCTTCATCATACCTAAATATAATCAGTGAACTTCATGGAGAAGAGATTGAGATATTAAAATATATAAGACAAAATCAAACTCCAATAAATACTAATAGTATGGAGGACTGGGTAGAAAAGGAAAAACTTAGAGATTATTTAGATGGAATTAAAGGCTTAAACCAAGCTTATAGTAAAGAGAACTTTGAAGTCTATTTATATAATCTAATCTATAAGGGATTATTGGTCAGTGCTTCAATGAATGGAAACGATCCTTTGAGGACAACCATTTTAGGAGAGAGATTGATGGAGTATATAGAGGGGGAAAGGATCTAA